The Prionailurus bengalensis isolate Pbe53 chromosome D3, Fcat_Pben_1.1_paternal_pri, whole genome shotgun sequence DNA window ACTAATAGCGGGTTCAACAAAGAAGCGTTTATTCATCCCACATACCAAGAAGTCCAGAAGTACAAGGTCCAGGGCTGGTGTGGATGCTGAATAATGCTTTCAAAACTAgactccttttcttccctcagccGTGGCCAGAATGTTGGCTTTCATCTCCTTGCTTATTGGAAGTTGCCCGTGGTACCTAAAGGCATTATGTCTGCGTCCTGCATAGGAAGAAGGAGTAAGTGTCAAAGGCCAAAAGGGGCATGAGTCTGTCCCTTTCCATAAACTTTCCCGCGGGTTCTCATCGGCCACAACTATATTCTCATGACAACTGCCAGCAGCAGAGCATTCTGGGATGGTGAGAACATACATTGGACTCATGAGTGGGGCAAACAAATAGAGATCCTGTTCGAAAGGGAGACAGTAGCAGTATGTCTGTACAGGGCTCCTCACAGTTAACTGGGCCACTCTCGCACCACATTATGgtctcatctttctttctttccttttttttaaaaatttattttatttttttaattctccatactttattttatttatttatttttattaatttattttttaaatttacatccaagttagctagcatatagtgcaacagtgatttcaggagtagattccttagtgccccttacccatttagcccatccccccaccacaccccctccagtaaccctctgtttgttctccatgttttgtcctcctccctgtttttatattatttttgcttcccttcccttatgttcatgtgttttgtctcttaaagtcctcataataccctctagttccacccacgtagttgcaaatggcaagatttcattctttttgattgctgagtaatactccattgtgtgtgtgtgtgtgtgtgtgtgtgtgtgtgtatgtatatatatatatatatatatatatatatatatatatatatatacacaccacatcttctttatccattcatccatcaatggacatttgggctctttccatatgttggctattgttgatagtgctgctataaacattggggtgcatgtgtccctttgaaacagcacacctgtatcccttggataaatgcctagtagtgcaattgctgggccctagggtagttctatttttagttttttgaggaacctccatattgttttccagagtggctacaccagcttgcattcccaccaacagtgcaacagagatcctctttctccacatcctcgccaacctctattgtctgagttgttaatgttagccattctgacaggtgtgaggtctcattggggttttgatttgtatttccatgatgatgagtgatgttgagcatttttttcatgtgtcagttggccatctggatgtcttctttgaagaagtgtctatttgtgtctttcttttgcccatttcttcactgggttatttggcttttgggtattgagtttggtaagttctttatagattttggatcctaaccctttatctgatatgtcgtttgcaaatatcttctcctattctgttggctgccttccagtttgctgattgtttccttcactgtgcagagctttttattttgataaggtcccaatagttcatttttgcttttgtttcccttgcctccagagatgtgttgagtaagaagttgctgcggccaaggtcaaagaggtttttcctgctttctcctcgaggattttgatggcttcctgccttatgtttaggtctttcatccattttgagtttatttttgtgtgtggtgtaagaaagtggtccaggttcattcttgtgcatgtcgctgtccagtgttcccagcaccacttgctgaagagactgtctgtattccattggatattctttcctgctttgtcagagattagttgtccataggtttgtgggtccatttctgggttctctattctgttccactgatctgagtgtctgtttttgtgccagtaccggactgtcttgatgattacagctttgtactacAGCTTGAAGTCCAATGGTCTCACCTTTCCTGCGTGCCCCTTCCTATAACAGCtcctgaaattaattttgttctttttacctCCCTTCCATACTCTTTGATAGGTGAGAAACCTGGAAATGAGCCTGAAGAGGTGAAGCTGCAGAAAGCCAGCAAACAGATAGTGCAGAATGCCATCCTGCAAGCTGTTCAGCAAGTGTCCCAGGAGAGCCGGCAGAGGGAAGACAGAACCGGTGACAACCAGGGCAACTTCCAGCTGGGCGTGGGGGAATTaaccaagaagcatgaaaagaAGTAACACAGTGGATCTGGCTCTTGTCATATGCCTGGTTACCAGCCTTCCTCTTAGTATAGGATGCGTTGCCAAAACGTTGCCAGTAAAGCAAACCAAAGTGTCATCAGCACCTAGCAGTAGAATGAATTCGTGCTAGTCCTTGGCTGAGAAGCACTGTTTTGAAAAAGTGCATTAGAAGATTCTGTTTATATTAAGGCAGTGCCTCTGAAACATAGTGGGGCCAAATACAACACTGTAATTGCAAAAGTAGTTTTgcacacaatttatttttaaggttctttttttctaaagattctGTCTTGTTTGTTTACTTTCGCCCTTGATGCATCTTTCTGTGAATCTAACCAGCAGTCCTTTTTGCTGAAAAGTACTTTGtcctttataatattttaaaaagacatgctGGAGAAGTGAAGGAATGGAGTTTGTCACCTTCAAATATGGAATTAAAGGCTTCACTGAGTTCAGGTCTCAGATCAAATTGAGCAGAGGCAAACTTTATGGCTTAGTCCCTCAGGTCTTACCAGgcatatatttatattagtttttaaaaaggaggagttTAACTTTTCAAGAACTCAGTTTTTTGGTCTCAGTTCTCTCAAGTGTTTGATACGGGGTGTTTACCCTCTGTGCAGAAATCCTTGGgaaatacagatttctttttctatgtcaAAATAAGACAAGTGATAGATCTATATGCATGCCTTGCCCATGACTCTGTTTTTTAGCAGCCCCGTGAAGAGCCACTAGACCCACAGATTCCATGCTGGGGATATACTAGGGTCTGATTATGGGGTGCAGTGTCCTTGGAAGGAGCTGTGGGGCTTTATAAATACTATGTTGTCATCGGGCTACACATTTGCAATAGTACCTTACTAGTGGGagcctttcttttcccctccacaaattaaaattacatttttgagTTATAAAAATCATGCACATCAGGAATAAATAACCCTGCAAATGggaaaagcatttttcagctctcTGAAGCATGACAATACAGTGGGAACAATAAAGTAACTGTTTCGGGCAATGCAGTATAGAGATCTACGTGTGTATGAAAAAAGCCATCTTCATTGCCATAGTATGACTTCTGCTCCACTCCCATGTGGATAATGCACATCTTTCTGAAGTCATTAGAACCCCATAGTCTGGGTTTCACCACAGTTACTGAGTTGGTGCtactgaggacagagagagaatttgacCTTTAGTAAAAAATCCTTTGGCTTTAGAATATCGATGTCTAcgtttaatagttttttaaaaagccagtatTAGCATATATGGTATGACTGATATTAAGATCTACTTAGAGAATTCCAGTATGCTACACTTTCCAGAATGGATACTATTGATGatagtaaatgaatgaaaacaatctCTTATCAACTGTTGGGCTATCTCGTATGATGCACAGATGGAATAAATTCACAGGGAGAATGGCCAtgagagggagcagagggggttaaaatttaaatgtgatttattcataaatattttttgtgtcaTGAACTCATGACAATTGAAGAAGGAGTTTAAGTTGATCTGAAGtcatataattgatatataattgtaCAGTGTACTTAATGGGAATGAAGGTATTAAGGGAAATTATTCGGAAGgatctataataaaaaaatagacccGATGCTTGTAGTTTGCAAGTGATCTGGCACCATGTCTACTGAGATGTCTGGGCATAGCCACCCCTGGACCTCGCTGTCATTATCGTGTGgcagaaacacagaaatgtaTCATCTTTCCTCTCTGGTGTGTCTGTGCTAACCCAGTGGGGATCTTTGAGAACATCTGATTAACCTCTGTAtctaaatattatttgtaaataaaacataCCCAGCTTTGAAATATGTTGCCATTGTAAGCCAAGTTTCCTACACCCTACTGTTTGGCTCATTTCATCTGTGGACCTCACATTCGTATGGGACCATGAGGCACCCCAAGATTACCAAACCCCTAGATGTCATGACCCCGAGAGTGCTCCTCCCATGGGCCTTTACTGTCAGTCTGTGGGGTGGTGGTTCCTGAAGCTTGGGCAGAAAAGGACCAGTGGTAAGAAGTGACCCTTTGATCTCAGGAAGTGAAGGTGAGTGGATCCGGAGAGTTGAATGTCTTTCATTATCTTTCTGAGATGGAACATCTACAAGGAGGAACAGAGATATCGATGAATtcttggaagaagaaaacaaagttaatcGCTGCCCTCAGTAGATCGGTGCCGTATTGGCAGAATCCTAAGAAAGCTCAGCCGTAAAAATAAACCCATCTGTCAAACTCTTGCCGATCTCTGTCAGTATAAAGTTATTGGCTTTGAAAGGAGCCTATGGATCCTCATGTGGCATAGGATTAAGGTGGGCTTCCACTTGCTTATTGTCATAAACCAGCACACCGCTTTTGGTTTTGGGAATTTCATCTTCTTGGTTTACGACATGATAAAGCATACATGGGCCTCCCAGCTCTGTGTGATCAGCCATTCATCTTTTACTTTGCCTGTCTCTGGAGTGGACCAAAGAGAAAAGTCCTTTTATGTGGCTTTTCTGTATTAATCTATGCAGTGTGAACAGTATAAATAGATACCAAAAAACATACTGCTTCctgggctttatttttcttctctctctttttgagcTGCTTTGTATTCTCGTATGGTGTATTATCTTATTTCAGGttacaaaaaaatgaatggaccatttaaaaataaacattgttattTATGCCAATTAGGAATGAATATCTATTTTCAAGGTGTTAAGGTCtctgtgaaaaaaatgttaaaagaaggaaaatttgaaTTTATCCACTGTAACAGCCATTCCAATAAAATACAATAGAGAATAAAGTCTCTGAGACACCTGGCAACTAGTGTAACTACTATTGTACCCCAAAAGGTCAAAGACTAAACACTTGAGCAAATTCTTCAGTTCACGTAAGGAGAATGTGGAAACCACAATAACAACTTTTCTCTTGAATGTGAGAAAGTGTTCTGAAATATATTAgtgcacattcattcatttttctcattgccacaacCTTGCAATACGTTGCATCTGGGAAGATCTCATTCTCCTTTAGCAGATAAAGTCACACTGAGTCTGAGAGAGGTTAAGCATATCCTAAGTGAGGAATAGTAGGTACTGTTGGGCACAGGAGTACATGAACCACTGATCCTGACCACGGGGAGCATATGAATTAGGGAGTTTAAGGAATATAAATTCAGGAGACATCTATGTTAAGATCAAAGactaaaatttccttttagaatACCTTTCTAGCcagaaatgtaacaaaaatagTAAAGGGCCCAAAAAATCGTCATCAAGAGAAAAAGTTCAATGCCATTAGCATCAAAAAGTGGTGgctagggaaagaaaaaggaaactgcagagggaacaaaacagaccacCCTAGAGCATGGTGACTTCACCTCAGAGCCACCGTGTGAGTCCACGGAATCCTGCCCCACTTG harbors:
- the AKAIN1 gene encoding A-kinase anchor protein inhibitor 1; its protein translation is MVFAPGEKPGNEPEEVKLQKASKQIVQNAILQAVQQVSQESRQREDRTGDNQGNFQLGVGELTKKHEKK